In the genome of Maribacter forsetii DSM 18668, the window ATATTGTACATATTAAAGTCGTTAGGCTCGTAAGATTTTGCTTCTACTGTATATAAAGCAGCATCTGCAGCATAATCTCCACGCTGTGGCTTAAAGTTTGCCATAAAACAACCAGTATCACTGATTACATATGGTCCACCCCAAGGGTACGTACCACCTTCAATACCACCTCTTGCAGCATATTCCCATTCAGCTTCCGTTGGTAATCTAAATTGATTAACGAACTGTCTACCACGACTCTTGTTGTCATCGTTTTTAAACTTCGTTCTCCAGTTACAGAATGCTTTTGCTTGTTGCCAGCTGATACCTACTACAGGATACTCGCTATATGCATCATGCCAGAAATAATCGTTATGCATTGGTTCATTATAAGAATAAGAGAAATCTCTGATCCAAACCGTTGTATCTGGGTATATCTCAACTTCTTCTGTACGGATAAAGTCTTTACGGCTTTGGTTTCCTTTTACAGATGCACGTGCAGCTGCTTCAATATCCATCCAACTATATTTATACTTTAATGTCTTAACATCAATAGTACGTTGACCGTTATAAGACTCTTCTTCAGATAAATAGATAGAATCCATAATTTCGGTATAATACTCGTCCGGGTAATCTGATGTGTTCCAAACTAGGTCCTCATCTTTGCTTAACGCTCTACCTTCGTATCCCGTCTCACCCATACCTGAGTAATTGTCCAACATATACTTATCGTATACAGATGCTCTTGTAGTATCTGCATCTTTAAAAGCATAGTCACCAATACCGCCCTCTTCTGGACCTATACCTAACTCATCAGCTAAAATGGCTAGTTTGGTTCTAACGATAGAATCCTTCACCCATTCTACAAACTGACGATACTCACTATTCGTGATTTCAGTATCATCCATGTAAAAAGAACGTACCGTAACTGTCTTAGTCGGCGCATTCAATAATTTTCCTTGGTCTTCTTCACTCTTACCCATTATGAAAGAACCCCTTGGGATAAGTTCCATTCCATATGGTTTTTCCGGATACCATTTTTTTCCCTGGACTCCAGTTAGCTCACCTTTCTGTTTAGACCCACAACTTGTGAGTAAAAAAACAAACGCTATAGAGGATAACAATAGCTTCTTCATACTTTAGGTTAAATTTCGATTATGGTTAAACTCAGAATACAATAATTTATTCTATCAACTAAAACTAGGTTTTATATAAAATATTGTATTAAAGTCTTTTTATGCTTTAAAAAAATAATGTTAATTAAAGCCTTTCTTGTAGGCCTTAAACCACCTTTCAGGAATTTGTTGATTACATGCATCTAAATAATCCTTCTCGGTGCAAGGTAATAACGCAGGTGTATGGCCTTTAGTATGTGAAGTGAAAATAGATGGGACTTCTGTCCACCATCTTTCTGTTAATAAACTTTTGTAGAATACCAATTCTTCATCTTCGCTAGGTACATTGTACTTTACAAAGTCATCTGTTTTGATATATGGAGATTCTTTGATTCTAAAATTGATACCTTCTATAAAGTACCATATTATCTGAGCTATCAGCTGTTGCGACTGTACGGTGTTCTCCATTTCATACAAGCCGAATACAGATACTTTATCACTAATACCGGCATATCTAGAAATAGCACAGATTTCTCTGCCATTAAACCCGTTAGGTGAAAAATTAGCGGACAAAGAAATTTCACTAGCCTTTACAGATCGCAAGTCTAAACTTACCATATGTGCATTTCTTAGTACCGGTTCTGCCAAAGAAATATCATTTGCAACTTCACCAAGTCTATAGGCGTCAAAAAATAAACGCTCCATTAAATCTATTTCTTCTTGGGCATTAAAATAACTTTGATACCCAATATTTGAGAAATTAAATAGATTATTTGGCTTATCGGTTATGATTTTACTCATGTAAGAATGTGATGAAATGAGCTCATCTTCTATTCCAAAATCAAACCTACTATCTATTGCAACCAGGTTGATCATATCCCTAATACCATCAAAAGCTCGGTAAGCAGGATAAGTAATATCTTGTGTTGCCCCTAAAATTATAGGTATAATATCTTCTTCCAATAACCCGGCCACTACTTCTTTGACCACAAAATAAGTGTCAT includes:
- the porK gene encoding T9SS ring complex lipoprotein PorK/GldK; amino-acid sequence: MKKLLLSSIAFVFLLTSCGSKQKGELTGVQGKKWYPEKPYGMELIPRGSFIMGKSEEDQGKLLNAPTKTVTVRSFYMDDTEITNSEYRQFVEWVKDSIVRTKLAILADELGIGPEEGGIGDYAFKDADTTRASVYDKYMLDNYSGMGETGYEGRALSKDEDLVWNTSDYPDEYYTEIMDSIYLSEEESYNGQRTIDVKTLKYKYSWMDIEAAARASVKGNQSRKDFIRTEEVEIYPDTTVWIRDFSYSYNEPMHNDYFWHDAYSEYPVVGISWQQAKAFCNWRTKFKNDDNKSRGRQFVNQFRLPTEAEWEYAARGGIEGGTYPWGGPYVISDTGCFMANFKPQRGDYAADAALYTVEAKSYEPNDFNMYNMAGNVSEWTNSSYDPSAYDYVSTMNPNGGDQSNTRKVIRGGSWKDVAYFLQVSTRDYEYADSARSYIGFRTVQDYMGEEDSTQ
- a CDS encoding formimidoylglutamase, which translates into the protein MAFDFLVPVSDKVLAHNELLPSQAIGKNTYIHTEKDGLPVLANATVAIVGVRESRNAYEKKHEKLDVSAIRLQFYKLLIGNWNATIVDLGDIEEGATVNDTYFVVKEVVAGLLEEDIIPIILGATQDITYPAYRAFDGIRDMINLVAIDSRFDFGIEDELISSHSYMSKIITDKPNNLFNFSNIGYQSYFNAQEEIDLMERLFFDAYRLGEVANDISLAEPVLRNAHMVSLDLRSVKASEISLSANFSPNGFNGREICAISRYAGISDKVSVFGLYEMENTVQSQQLIAQIIWYFIEGINFRIKESPYIKTDDFVKYNVPSEDEELVFYKSLLTERWWTEVPSIFTSHTKGHTPALLPCTEKDYLDACNQQIPERWFKAYKKGFN